The Paenibacillus uliginis N3/975 genome has a window encoding:
- a CDS encoding PocR ligand-binding domain-containing protein — protein MKNSLFQLDKLIDLEKWHTLQDSLALVTKMAIITVDYKGVPVTKHSYCQSFCQSVRKDPSLSPYCQKCDARGGLEAVRLNKPYIYMCHFNIIDIAIPIIVDNQYIGAIMAGQIKLRDTDHPQPLEQIVTRPSNSETNKKFKTLKQDYLSLPTLSYEEVTTIADMLFHLCNYIVEEAITKSSTIDMYKKALTLDIDNPSQDSISPSDRTYRNIQAIQHELSSTLIENKIKKTTSNEFRSSNKLLQPAFDYIYHHKNKNITLGEMAKLCHISPSYFSRIFVKETGENFSVFISRLKIEWAKQLLETTDLSINQIGDELGFCDAGYFIKTFKKFEALTPAVYRTVYQGNHVE, from the coding sequence ATGAAAAATTCATTATTTCAGTTAGATAAACTTATTGATTTGGAGAAGTGGCATACGTTACAGGACTCCCTTGCGCTGGTCACCAAAATGGCCATTATTACCGTCGACTACAAAGGGGTTCCTGTTACGAAACATAGCTACTGTCAATCCTTTTGCCAGTCCGTCAGAAAAGATCCCTCACTGTCTCCATACTGTCAGAAATGTGATGCCAGAGGAGGCTTGGAAGCTGTACGGCTAAATAAACCGTATATTTATATGTGCCATTTCAATATTATCGATATTGCCATTCCGATCATTGTCGATAATCAATACATTGGCGCGATCATGGCAGGGCAAATCAAGCTGCGTGATACCGATCACCCTCAGCCGCTTGAACAAATCGTAACTCGTCCGTCCAATTCCGAAACGAATAAAAAGTTCAAAACGTTGAAACAGGACTATCTTTCTCTGCCTACCTTGTCATACGAAGAAGTGACGACCATCGCCGATATGTTATTTCATCTGTGCAACTATATTGTGGAAGAAGCGATAACCAAGAGCTCAACCATCGATATGTACAAGAAGGCTTTAACCCTGGACATCGATAACCCGTCTCAAGATTCCATCAGTCCTTCGGATCGTACGTACCGGAACATACAAGCGATTCAACACGAGCTTTCCAGTACATTAATTGAGAATAAAATAAAAAAGACGACCTCGAATGAATTCCGTTCTTCCAATAAGCTGCTGCAGCCGGCATTTGACTATATTTATCATCATAAAAATAAAAATATAACATTAGGTGAGATGGCCAAGCTGTGTCACATTAGTCCAAGCTATTTCAGCCGAATCTTTGTAAAAGAAACCGGTGAAAACTTCTCCGTCTTCATTTCACGTCTAAAAATTGAATGGGCCAAACAGCTTCTGGAAACAACAGATCTATCCATTAATCAGATCGGTGATGAATTGGGATTTTGTGATGCCGGATATTTTATTAAAACCTTTAAGAAATTCGAAGCTTTAACACCTGCCGTTTACCGAACGGTTTATCAAGGAAATCATGTGGAGTAA